The Oncorhynchus mykiss isolate Arlee chromosome 27, USDA_OmykA_1.1, whole genome shotgun sequence sequence ATTGCTTTTGGGTACCATGTTACTATTGTAATTACATGGCTATTACAGAGCTATAAGGTGTTACCTTTGTAAAGTGGTACCTACCTTCTGGATGCAGAAGTCCGGGGAGAAGCGAGAGCACTGAAGGATAGCAGCCATCTCCCCATCCACCTGCAGCGCCACGTCCTTCTGCACAGCACAACATCACAGGGTTTATTATACATCCACTTAACATATTAGGCAACCCACACAATTTGTGCATTGACCTAAAGTAGTGTGGAATCCATTTGTATGTATAAAAGGTGAGTGTATCAGTGGTCCATACCAACTACTGTATTGGTATGCATACACAAGTAAAACAATTGTTCATAAAATAAGGGAACAACATGACCTTGCTACTTAACCAAAATGCTGCCTTTATGAGAATTGCTTAGGTGAGGGTAGTCCTATTATGCTGTgtttcagggctctccaaccctgttcctagagagctaccctcctgtaggctCGCTCCAACCCTGCTCctagagagctaccctcctataggttcactccaaccctgctcctagagagctatcctcctgtaggttcactccaaccctgctcCTAGAgcgctaccctcctgtaggttcactccaaccctgctcctagagagctaccctcctgtaggttcactccaaccctgctcctagagagctaccctcctgtaggttcactccaaccctgctcctagagagctaccctcctgtaggttcactccaacccctGTTGTAACTAACGTGATTCAGctcatcaaccagctaattattagaatcaggtgagCGAGATTGAGGTTGGAGCAAAAACTACAGaacagtagttctccaggaaaAGGTTTGGAGAGCCCTACCAACATACCTTGAAGCAGTGGGAGGAGTCAAACTCCAGCTGACACGGGTAGTCAGGCACTGTCCCCTTGTAGGTCACTATTGCACTTGACATCTCAAGCTTTTTGGGCAACTTGAAGAGCCGGTAAGTGCCAGACACATAGCTAATATCACCTGCAACACATTGGAAATGGAAGTGACTGACTAGGCTTACATTTTTTATACTAAATGCTTCTAGACCACATTAATAAATGTGCTATTAGTTAGGTTAGCGTGAGAAGTGTATACTTTTCCATCCTACAGTAAGCAGCCTTACCTGCTTTCTTTTTGAGCTCGCAGTTGTGGACCTCAATGTGACTGGCTGAGATGAGGTGAGGCGTGCTGAAGCCCACCTCCTGGACCAATGAGATAAAGTCGCGCCAATAGAGGGAACCGCCCATTCCCTCACCTATCACAAAACACAAAAGAAAACATCATCAGTGTGAAGTGCAGTTCTACAATTTGCACGGCACACTCGGGTCAAGCGAAACCACTTAAGGGTATATTGAGATGTTACCAATGAGACCGAATCTGAAAAATATTTAAGATAAGAGATAGGCTTTTCTACAGAAGCAGAATATGCATTACCAAACATTCTTTGTCTGCTAGGAAGGTGCAACTTGATCACTTACCCCACAGAACTGAATCCTCTTTTAAGTGGTCAGGAACAACATTGCTGGCATACATGTCACTGTAGTACAATTCACCACCCTCCTATATCACacaggagagatgggagagagacacggGCAAAGAAAGGAGTACTTTTCAGGAGACACAGTCACTGCCATCTGTATTTTAAAAGCCCAGGGATACTCTTTTTAATAATCATGTTATGCAATGATAATAGGCAGTGTGGTGGACTATTTACCTTGAGGACCTTATAGGCTTCACGTAGAACCGTTTTCTTATCAGGGCATAAACAGATGACACAGTTTGACCTGGAAGAAACAGTAGATAAAAGAAGGGGATTTTTGTTCACTTTCCCAACAGATCATGACACAGTAAAACAGATAAACGATCAAAAGAGAAAGAAGGACTCATTGTTTTGATAGCAAATTAACATGATTGTTCCTCAACTTACACTATGATATCCATAGAGTCATTCTCAACGCCAGCTGCAGTTAGCTTCTCCATATTCCCCTGGAGGAAGGTGGTGTTGGGTTTCTCAAAGCCAAACTTCTCCTGGTGGTATGGGATGTATTTACGGGACACTAGAATCTGAGCACAAAAAATACATTTAGTAGCCGATTTTACACATTCATTTTTGTATTGATGACCCCAGCCTGAATTTAATCCATGATGCTGGCATTGcaaggaccatgctctaccaactgagccataccaCAGCAGAAAGCAGAGTATCGCACACCAATGTATTAGAATGATTGTTATATTACTGACGATATAGGGTGAGTGGATATATTGGTCTAGGTGCTATACATACCAGTTCCTCAGTCATATCAATGCCTGTGACATGGCCAGTCTCGCCAACTAGTTTACTGAGGGCATAGCAGTCTCTGCCGGAACCGCTGCCCAGGTCCAAGATTCTGCAGCCCTGAAGTTTCTCTGGAACAGGAAGGCCACAGCCAAAAAACCTAGAACAAAATTATATATATAGCCTTTCGTGAACGAACACTATTCCCTTTTGCTAGCaatgactttgctgatagctactttattgaggaaaaatgtacttactatgactgtgatatgttgttggctcacctagctatcttaagatgactGCACtaactaagtcgctctggataagagtgtctgctaaatctGGAACAAAGAGTGTGTCCTAACCAGTTTCACATTTGCTGCAATATTAGTCTTTATTCATGTATATTGGTTGGAAATGAATGTATTCTACTTCTCTATCATTATACAAATAGATACATTCTCAACAGAAGCAGTCGAATCATTGTCATCCTCATACCGTTTGGTTACTTCAGGGTGAACGAGATTGAGGGCCTCTATAGCACTCTTGGGCATTGGCCTGCAGGGTAGAGAGCAGGCAGCACTAGTCTGCagatcacaggtggactccaggcGAGAACCATAATATTGCTGAGGAAGAGATCAAAATATATAAATGTCACTATTAAAATACTTGgtaccagtgtttcccaaacctctCTGTCCTTAGGTGTCCCCAACAACTGTTCCACTGATCTTGAACAAGCACACCCATTTAATTGGACATGATCATCAATGCCCTGATGTAATTTATATGCAGACCTCAAGCACTACCCTGATTGTACTTGATTCCATGTATCATGCAGCTCTTAGGTTTATTACCAACCAAAAGCATCTGACACACTGTTGGCTAGTCTTCGTTGACTCTACATAGGCTTAAACATTGCTATACTATATGAATTATGATCTAAGGCAGTTTTGGTAAAACTGACACTATTTTTATTCTTAATAAAGTCTGAAAATAAATACCAGATATGGTCTCACTCCTACTTACTTTTAGCGGTTCCTAAAATCAGAACAGATCATGTCAAAAAGTGTTTAAGCTAATCAGCTCCGTGGTCTTGGAATTCTCTCCAGACCAGCTTGAAACCCCAGAATCTTGTTTCCCTGGAGGAGTTTAAAACTTTTGTTGACTCacatgttactgaggaatgtgatTGTCATTAGGACTTGATGCGGTGGTATATATGATAGATTTTTTATGACATTTGTATGTTTCtgtaattgaaatgtatttgtgTTTACGTCAAAAACACTGTACAGACATGTTACAGTATATCTGATATTTGTCTCAAACATTGTTCCCCCAGCAGGTGTCTTGGTTGAACAaggtctctcttgaaaaatagatttttatctcaatgagactaacctggatatataaaggttaaataaatcaaaataataataaatcaagccCTTGACGAGCTGAATATGGGGGTAGTCTCCGGACACAGATTAAACCTAGTCGTGGACTAAAAATCACTTTCAATATTGAGTTTGGtttttagttcaggactaggctTTATCTGTTTCAAAGAAATCACCCAAGACCATGTGGAATACGTTTCCAATTTCTAAATTCACCTGTCTGCTCCCCAGGCAACGTGATATGATATTGTTGCGAATTGGAACCTGTGTCCTGGGACTGGAGAGCCAATCCCCTAACCCAGAggtaggcaaccctggtcctggagtgcctcagacacttcatgtttttgatttaaccgacctggatgaccaggtgtgttgaatttaagcaatcactgaactgatcaattagctcagctgggcaggtgtggtgcctagttggacCCAAATCCTGCAGTATACCAGGAAAAGGGTTGCCTGCCCTAATCATTATTCTGATAGCAAATATGATAATACCCTTACAAAAGaagattgcagttttgaaactgcagtcgACTGGAGTGTCTTGGACGCAGTAATTGCTGAATAAATTACTGTAGCCAAAAACAGTTATTTTGGacgcagtatttgcagcatactgcactctaactacagttactgCACTGTGACGGCATCTTTTTTTCGTAAGGATAAACCTACCGTGACATTGTCATGCACTTGTTTTGTTGACATAATGACCGGAGGAGTCACGGAGGAAATGGTTATTTGAAGCCTGATTTGACCATGTTAATGTTGATTACTTTTGGTCTGGACACAGCAATGCGGACAGAGTGGTGGGGTAATGTCCGGGGAAAGTACTGTAGCTGTCCACTCCTCTGTTAGCGCTAAAATACGTAATATTTTGAAACCTTTTGCTTTCTTTTCAAAATGTGTAGAACAATTACTGCAAGACAATGGCGACAACATGTTGCGCGGTGTTGTGTTGAAAGATCGGTGCAGGGAACAAGGTGCAACACTTATTACACATACCTAGGCTGAGGGTAGGTACCATGGTAGGTACTCTAGGAGATCAAAACAACGTCTTTCTTTAGCTACCTTTAATAATGTGTAGCTACATGCATGGTTGGGGTCTCAAAACAAACCTACCTTGACATTGTCATGGACTTGTGTTGACATGttgacaaaaatattttttagaggCAGACTCAGGATGAACTTTGAAACCCTTCTTCTTCgaggtttaacggcggttggcattgaataaatgttgcattaccgctacctactagactggagtataactCTCTTATACTTTGCTGATCTATTTTTTCTACAAAtaaaataccctaccatctaacactacactcacaaataataatgaataccatactccactatttaaatgtatttagtcCTACCTCGTGACAAcaacctgaaaggatgggacatcACCACTtaaacacaccctgtaactcttctgatgtcacGTCTCACgcacccaaatacctctctgcagctgccaccacaacctctattTTCTGCAACTTACATTCCATTCCTGCAGtacagttttttatattttttatttcacctttatttaaccaggtaggcaagttgagaacaagttctcatttacaattgcgacctggccaagataaagcaaagcagttcgacacagagttacacatggagtaaaacaaacagagtcaataatacagtagaaacaagtctatatacgatgtgagcaaatgaggtgagataagggaggtaaaggcaaaaaaaggccatgatggcaaagtaaatacaatatagcaagtaaaacactggaatggtagatttgcagtggaagaatgtgcaaagtagaaataaaaataacggggtgcaaaggagcaaaataaataaaataaatacaatagggaaagaggtagttgtttgggctaaattataggtgggctatgttcaggtgcagtaatatgtgagctgctctgacagctggtgcttaaagctagtgagggagataagtgtttccagtttcatagattttactctctccagaaataagtctctcactgttgccgcctgctaccgaccccactcagctcccagctgtgccctggacaccatttgtgaattgattgccccccatctagcttcagagtttgttctgttaggtgacctaaactgggatatgcttaacaccccggcagtcctacaatctaagctagatgccctcaatctcacacaaatcatcaaggaaccacCAGGTACTACCCTAAATCTGtcaacaagggcaccctcatagacgtcatcctgaccaactggccctccaaatacacctccgctgtcttcaaccaggatctcagcgatcactgcctcattgcctgcatccgctacggatccgcagtcaaacgaccacccctcatcactgtcaaatgctccctaaaacacttctgtgagcaggcctttctaatcgacctggcccgggtatcctggaaggacattgacctcatcccgtcagttgaggatgcctggtcattctttaaaagtaacttcctcaccattttagataagcatgctcctttCAAAAAATGCATCCTGTGgcagactgcaatagcatcgaatagtccccgcgatatgcaactgttcagggaagtcaggaaccaatacacgcagtcagtcaggaaagcaaaggccagcttcttcaggcagaaatttgcatcctgtaaatctgctatctgagcagctaaccgatcgctgcagctgtacatagtctatcggtaaatagcccacccaattttacctacctcttccccatactgtttatatttatttacgtttctgctcttttgcacaccaatatctctacctgtacatgaccatctgatcatttatcactccagtgttaatctgcaaaattgtaattattcgcctacctcctcatgccttttgcacacaatgtatatagactatttttttctttttttttctactgtgttattgacttgttaattgtttactccatgtgtaactctgtgttgtctgttcacactgctatgctttatcttggccaggtcgcagttgcaaatgaggtCGCAGTtgcaactagcctacctggttaaataaaggtgaaataaaatttaaaaaattaaaaagtccaTTGGGATCGCACGATTATACCACGTAGCTAAGCTAAACATGacgggaataatcaagtcaattaACGTTGGGTAGTTAGCCTATAGtcaatatactggcaagtttgacgTATaagtagccagctaacgttaggtagctagaaaacataccgatacatactgctatgtggttcataaggacagcgtagcaaacaaattgtcagccaacataaggtGTAAGGTAACTTAATTGAAAAGCCATTACTTTATTAAATTGCTCAACCTTTTctaaacatttgtcataattagttaaagcaatgaatttgtatgtGCTCTCGTAAATCGGCTGCATATTTTctgccattttcttcaaatctgaaaacgatGTAA is a genomic window containing:
- the zgc:153372 gene encoding arsenite methyltransferase; protein product: MPTAVKPRRRRVSKFILSLPLKNIFVNMSTQVHDNVKQYYGSRLESTCDLQTSAACSLPCRPMPKSAIEALNLVHPEVTKRFFGCGLPVPEKLQGCRILDLGSGSGRDCYALSKLVGETGHVTGIDMTEELILVSRKYIPYHQEKFGFEKPNTTFLQGNMEKLTAAGVENDSMDIIVSNCVICLCPDKKTVLREAYKVLKEGGELYYSDMYASNVVPDHLKEDSVLWGEGMGGSLYWRDFISLVQEVGFSTPHLISASHIEVHNCELKKKAGDISYVSGTYRLFKLPKKLEMSSAIVTYKGTVPDYPCQLEFDSSHCFKKDVALQVDGEMAAILQCSRFSPDFCIQKYGHLSPFLLADNLGSSVKQCSKTGKAAGGCGET